The Bacteroidia bacterium genome has a segment encoding these proteins:
- the lptB gene encoding LPS export ABC transporter ATP-binding protein — protein MILRAEHLFKQYKKRLVVNDVSLQVAQGEIVGLLGPNGAGKTTSFYMIVGLVKPNSGRIFLDDKEITHLPMYKRAKLGVGYLAQEPSVFRHLTVEQNIMSVLEMRRDIPKKEAKQIVDELIEEFNLTKVRKSLGIVLSGGERRRTEIARALAVKPKFILLDEPFAGVDPVQVGEIQQVVAKLKDKNIGILITDHNVRETLSITERAYILTEGRILTQGRTEDIVNDPVARKAYLTDKVSEDLLRLLQKNNQVKSE, from the coding sequence ATGATATTACGCGCCGAACATTTATTTAAGCAATACAAAAAACGCTTAGTAGTCAATGATGTAAGCTTGCAAGTAGCACAAGGTGAGATTGTAGGTTTATTAGGTCCCAACGGTGCGGGAAAAACGACTTCTTTTTACATGATTGTTGGTTTAGTTAAACCCAATAGCGGAAGAATTTTTTTGGATGACAAAGAAATCACTCATTTACCCATGTACAAAAGGGCTAAGCTAGGCGTAGGATATTTAGCTCAAGAACCTTCTGTATTTAGACATTTAACCGTAGAGCAAAACATAATGTCAGTTTTAGAAATGCGCCGCGATATTCCCAAAAAAGAAGCTAAACAAATTGTAGATGAGCTTATTGAGGAATTTAATCTCACTAAGGTACGCAAAAGCTTGGGAATAGTTCTTTCAGGTGGGGAGCGCAGGCGTACAGAAATTGCTCGGGCTTTGGCTGTAAAACCTAAATTTATTCTTTTAGACGAACCTTTTGCGGGCGTGGACCCTGTGCAGGTCGGTGAAATTCAGCAGGTAGTAGCTAAATTAAAAGATAAAAACATTGGTATTTTGATTACAGACCATAATGTGAGAGAAACCTTATCTATTACTGAACGGGCTTACATTCTTACAGAAGGCAGAATTCTCACACAAGGTAGAACCGAAGACATAGTAAATGACCCTGTAGCGCGCAAAGCTTATCTTACTGACAAGGTTAGTGAAGATTTGCTTCGTTTGTTGCAAAAAAATAATCAGGTAAAGAGTGAGTAA